The Haloplanus sp. GDY1 genomic sequence CCGCCGCGGCCGGCAGCGGAAGGGCGACGGGGGCGGGGATTTCGGCGTCGAGGCCCGCACGCGCGTAGAGCGCGTTCATCAGGACGTTGAAGCCGGTCTGGTAGACGGCGTACAGGACGAGGTAGCCGACGGTGAGGAGCGCGCCGGTGCGGCTGGCGAGCCGATAGCCGCCGCTCTTCAGGGCGGCGCCGACGTGGAGGGACATATCGATTTCCCCTCGTCGGCGAATCGCCCTGAACCTTTCGCCGCGTCGCGCGCTCGGCGACGGCCGCCCCGGGCGAGACGCTTACAACGGTGGGCGACCGACTCGGTGACGTGGACCGGGATCGACTCGTGCTCGGCCTGGCGGCGGTGTTCGCCGGCGTCACCGTGGTACTGGTGGTGCTCGCCTTCGTCAGGCAGCTGTTCCTGCTGTTTCTGGCCCTGCCCTTCGCGGCGACGACGTACATCATGTGGACCCACGCGACGGGCCGACTGGCGGAGCGCACCCGGCGACGGGCCCGGCGGACACCCCCCGGCGGCTTCGGCGCGACGGCCGGCGGGGCGTCGGGACCGTTTGAGGGGTCGGGTGGCCGTCGGACCGCCGGTACCGCCTCCGACGCCGGCCAGAGCCGCCGGGAGGCCTACGAGACGCTGGGGCTCGATCCGGGCGCGAGCGACGACGCGGTGCGTCGCGCCTACCGGACGAAGGTCAAGGAGGTCCATCCCGACACCGAGGGCGGCGACGAGGAGGCGTTCAAGCGGGTCAACCGCGCCTACGAGACGCTCACCGACTGACCCGGAGTCGCCGTCTCCCGCCGCCCGTCCGGCGGCCCGCCGGGATCCGGTCGCGGCACCCCCTCCGGGACACCGTGTGACAACAATACCCATACGACGGAAAGCGTTTTGCCGAGTCGTCGCCTATCACGCCCCATGACCGCCGATCGGGCCCTGCTCGACCGGGCCCTCGAGCGCGGCGAGGAGGAGGGCGGCCCAATCGAGTTCAAGGAGCGTCTCTCCCGGGACGTCCACCTCGTCGATGGGCGGATGGAGAGCCTGGCGGCGCAGTTGCGCCACCGGGTGTTGTCGGGCGACGGCGAGGCCACCTACGTCGTCGGCGTCACGGACGACGGCCACGTGGCCGGCATCGAACCGGCGTCGTTCTCCGAGTCGATGGACGTTCTCTCCCTGCTCGCCGAGGAGGCGGGCGCCCACATCGAGGACGTGGAGACGTGGGGCGTGGGTCGCGAGGACGAGAACGGGCTGGTGGGCGTGGCGACGATCCGCGAGGGGGCCATCCTCGACACCGACGACACCCACATCGTCGTCGGCACCGCCGGTCACGTCGACCACGGCAAGAGCACGCTCGTCGGCACCCTGGTGACGGGACAGGCCGACGACGGCGAGGGCGGCACCCGTTCGTATCTCGACGTCCAGCCCCACGAGGTCGAACGCGGCCTCTCGGCCGACCTCTCGTATGCGGTGTACGGGTTCGACGGCGACGGCCCGGTGCGGATGGACAACCCCCACCGGAAGTCGGACCGTGCCCGCGTCGTCGAGGAGTCGGATCGGCTGGTCTCGTTCGTCGACACGGTGGGTCACGAGCCGTGGCTCCGGACGACCATCCGGGGGCTGGTCGGGCAGAAACTCGACTACGGCCTCCTGACCGTCGCCGCCGACGACGGCCCAACCAAGACCACCCGGGAACACCTCGGCATCCTGCTCGCGACGGAACTGCCGACGATGGTCGCCATCACGAAGACGGACCTCGTGGGCGAGGAGCGCGTCCAGGAGGTCGAACGCGCCGTCGAACGGCTCCTCCGCGACGTCGAGGAGACGCCGCTCCGGATCGAGCGCCACGGGGTGAGCGCCGCCGCCGAGGAGATCGGCGACGTGGTGCCGGTCCTCCGGACCAGCGCCGTCGCGGGTACGGGGCTTGACGCCCTCGACGACCTGTTCGAGCGCCTGCCCAAGACCACCGGCGGCGGCGGCGACTTCCGCATGTACATCGACCGGACGTACTCCGTGACCGGCGTCGGCGCCGTCGCCTCCGGCACCGTCAACTCCGGGACCGTCGAGGCCGGCGACGACCTCCTCCTCGGGCCGATGACCGACGGCTCCTTCCGCGAGGTGGAGGTGCGCTCCATCGAGATGCATTACCACCGGGTCGACCGGGCCGAGGCCGGGCGCATCGTCGGCATCGCGCTCAAGGGGGTCGCCGAGGCCGAGATCGAGCGCGGGATGGTCCTCCTGCCCGCGGACGCCGACCCCACGCCCGTCCGCGAGTTCGAGGCCGAGGTGGTCGTCCTCAACCACCCCACCCGGATCGGGACGGGGTACGAACCCGTCGTCCACCTGGAGACGATCAGCGAGGCGGCCGTCTTCCGACCCGAGGGCGGTCACCTCCTCCCCGGAGACCGCGGGACCACGGCGATCGAGTTCAAGTTCCGCCCCTACCTGATCGAGGAGGGACAGCGGTTCGTCTTCCGCGAGGGGCGAAGCAAGGGCGTCGGCACCGTCACCGCCGTCTCCGAGTAGGGGATGCGACGGTCCGGTCAGATCCTCCTCGCGCTGCTGGCCGTCCTCACCCTCCTCGCCTACGGGACGCTGGCCCTGCTCACCTACTGGGCGCTGCTGGTCCTGTGGGCCCGGCGCCCCGACCCGGTCGTCACCGTCGTCCTCGGGGCCGCCCTGACCCTCGCCCTCGGCTACGCGAGCTATCGGCTGGGGACCGCCCGGATCCGCTACGCCCTCGACGCCGACGAACTGCCGCGGTCGGCGGCGCCGGAACTCCATCGGCGGGTCGAGACCCTCGCGGACCGCCTGGGCGTCGCGCCGCCGCGCCTGCTCGTCGCCCCGATGCCACAGCCCAACGCGCTCGCCCTCGGCGGCGCCCGCGACGGCGACGTGGTGCTCGCCCGGTCGCTGTTCTCGCTGCTGACCGCCGCGGAACTGGAGGCCATCGTCGCCCACGAACTCGCACACCTGAAGGGACGGGACAGCCTGGTCAAGACCCTCGGCTACAGCCTGGTCCGCACGGTCACCGGGGTGGTCTGGCTCCTCGTCCTGCCGCTCGCCTTGCTCGTCGGGGGCGTCGCCCGTGCGCTCGCGCTCCTCCGCGGCGACGACCCCGTGCAGTTCCGCCGCACCGTCCGCGTCGCCGACGCCGCGATGACGAGCCTCGTCGCCGTGTGCCTGTTCGCGCTCACCGCCGTCGTGCAGGCGTACTCGCGACACCGGGAGTACGCGGCCGACGACGCCGCCGCGCGGCTGACGGGGTCCCTGGCGCTGGCGAGCGCGCTGGAGAAGATCGACCGCGCGGCGACCCCCGACGGCGTGCTGTCGCCGCTGCTCGTCCACGGCGACGAGGAAGGACCGGTCACCGACCTGCTGGCGTCGCATCCGCCGATGACCGAGCGGATCGAGCGGCTCCGACGGCGGCGCGACTGAGGACAACGTCCCCCGCCCGCGACGGCGGGCGTGGTCGCCCCTCGACGGCCCGCCGGTCGGGCGCCACCTCTGTCCGCCCTCCCGCCGGTCGGCTGTCGTCCACGCGGATATCGGATCCGGCGTATGAGGCCTCGACACCCGATATTTTTGCCTTCAGGGAGACACGCGGAAAAAAATGTGAGATTAGATAAGTTAGATACACAAAGTATTTACCTTATCTGAGTAACAGATCCAGACACCCCTACCAGTGGTCTGGCCGTCCCCGGTCGGGCCACGAACCCGGCATGAAAGAGGTCCCCTCCGGATTGCCAGCGAATCCAATCGCAACACATGACAGACTATAACCAGAAAGTCCGCGCGGTCGTACTCGCGGCGCTGATGGTGTTCAGCGTGTTCGCTGGCACCGTCGCGTTCTCCGGGACGGCCGCCGCGGAAGCGGCGAACCTTCAGAACGCGTCCGCTACCGACATTACCACTAGTGTCGCTAGCACGACGCATACGGTACAGGTCGACTTCGAACTGAACAACTCCACCAGCGACACGCTGGAGTTCGACTACTCGGGCGTGTCCAACGTCGATCCCCAGTCGGTGAGCAACGAGTCGCTGGTCGGCGCATCGGGTGGTGCGTCCGTCTCGTCGGGCACCGTCTCGGGTAGTACGGTCAGCGTTCCGATCGACGACACAAACACCGACAACACGAACGCCACCGCCACGCTGTTCATCGACGTCACCGTCGACTCCCAGGGTGCGAGTTCGGGGTCCGGAACGATCAACATCGACGCTGCGAACAACGCCAGCGCGAGTACGAGCACCTCGGTCGCTCTCGTCTCGCCCAATCCCGGCGCCGATAGCCGTGCCCTCAACGCCGACGGCACCGGCGACTTCAACACCGAGGACGGCGAAGGGTACATCTTCGACGGCGCGACCGTCTTCCAGGGCGAGTCCGACCTCCAGCTCGGTGGCGCGCTCGCGAACAACGAACTCCTGAAGACGGCCGGCGACGCCGAGGGCGTGCCCCTCGAACTCCCGGACGTCCCGCAGACCCAGGAGACGGGTCGCTACACGACCACCGGCGCCACGGGCGCCCCGGGCGTGACGGTCACGACCCCGCGTGTCACCACGCTGGAGATCGTCAACACGAACGGCGAGGACATCGCCGGCGGCTCGGTCGGTGAAGGCGACGCCGACTCCGGCGCCGGCGAACTCGCCGTCGTCGCTGCCTGGAACTACGAGGAAGCCGAGGACCTCGAAGTCACCGTCGAGGACGACACCGGTCTCGACGTGACCGGTGACGTCATCCTGGGCGGCGCGGTTGCCGACTTCGACGTCGAGGGCGGCGTCGACGTCCGCGACGGTGAACCCACCGAGATCCAGGTCTCGAGCAACGAAGTCGGTTGGGACCTCGACCTCTCGGACCAGGGCACCGGCACGTACACCATCTCGGTCGCCGGCTCGGACGACCTCGGCTTCGGTGAGGCGACCCAGTCGACGACCATCACGGTCACCGGCGACGACGACGCGAACCTCGAGATCGACGAGGACGACGTCGTCCGCGGTGAGGACGTCCGCTTCGAGATTCAGGGCTCCGACGCCGGCGACCGGCACACGGTCCTGATCGAATCCGACGACTTCCGCGACGGCGTCACGGGCGAGAACGCCCAGCGCATCTTCCGTCAGGTCGGTGACACCGACAGCGTCGGTGTCGTCACCGACAACGGCAACACGGCCGTGCCCCGGGGCACCACGCCCAGCGGCACGATCGAGTACGCGTACGCGAACGTGACCATCGACGACGACACGGGCGTCGGCGTCGGTCAGATCGAGACGCAGTACCTCGACGACTCGGACGTGGACGTCTTCCTGTACGAGCAGGGCTTCCTCGTCCCGTTCGACCAGAACGGCCAGGCTGCCGAGGACAACGAGACGGACGACCAGACCCTCACCATCGAGCAGGGTGACCTCTCGATCGAGTCGCCCGGCAGCACGTACGTCGTCGGGAGCGAGGTGGACGTGAACGGGACGGCCTCCGAGGGCATCGACGACGTCGCCTTCTTCGTCCGCCGACAGAACGACTACCAGCTGCTCCAGATCGACGGCCAGGACACGATCACCGTCGACGCGGACGGCACCTTCGAGGAGGAGGACGTCATCCTCTCGGAGGGTAACGGTCCCGGTAACAACGAACTGTCCCAGCCCGGCACCTACCGCCTCGGCGTGATCGACGCCGGCGGCGTCGGTGGCACCATCGGTCTGGGCTCCGGCGAGATTTCGCGGCTGACGACCTCGGAGTTCAACACGAACACGAGCTCCCAGAAGTCGCTGCGGGTGCTCGACACGGAACTGCAGGCGAGCTTCAAGACCGTCGGCGGCCAGGTGGCCGTCGAGGACAACGAGGTCAACGTCTCCGGGACGGCCTTCGGCTCGCAGCAGGCGACCGTCCTCTTCGTCGGTGAGCGTGGGAACGTGGCGCTTCACTCCGTCAGCGTCGACGACGACAACACGTTCGACGACGATGACCTCACCGTCTCCGAGTCGATCGGCGGGAGCGGTCTCGCCGAGGGCGAGGTCAGCGGTCACGTCCTCATCCCCGGCCGCGACGACCAGTTCGGTGACGGGAGCTTCGACGCGCCGAACGTCGGCTCGACGACCAGCTTCGACACCTTCGTGACGGAGCTGGACAACGACAACTCGGGTCTGACGGGCCAGCAGGTCCGCTCGCGCATCCTCGATGCGACGACCGAGGAAGTCGCGAGCGACGACCGGATGGTCACGACGCGCTTCCGCTACGCGGACGCGCAGACGACCGTCGACACGGTCTACCCCGAAGGCATGGAAGCCTCGGGTGTCAACCCGGTCGGTGTCGACGACACGCTGGTCGCCGAGGGTGGCACGAACCTGCGCCCCGACGACAACTCCATCACCGTCGAACTGCTGACGCAGGACGGCGACTCGGTCGCGCTGACGACGACCGAGGAGTGGTCCTTCGACGGCACCTGGATGGTCTCGCTGGAGCTCGAGGACGTGCAGACCGGCTCGTACATCCTCGAGGCCGACGACAGCTACAACACTGACGTCGTCGAGGTCGAGATCGTCCAGCAGGTGCAGACGGCGACGCCGGAGCCGACGGACACGCCGGCACCGACGCCGACGGACACGCCGGCACCGACGCCGACGGCGACGCCCGAACCGACGCCCGAACCGACGCCGGAGCCGACGCCGACTGACACGCCGACGCCCACCGAGGGCGGCGGTCCCGGCTTCGGTGCCATCGTCGCGGTCATCGCGCTGCTCGCGGCCGCGCTGCTCGCGACCCGGCGCGACGACTGAATC encodes the following:
- a CDS encoding M48 family metallopeptidase, which encodes MRRSGQILLALLAVLTLLAYGTLALLTYWALLVLWARRPDPVVTVVLGAALTLALGYASYRLGTARIRYALDADELPRSAAPELHRRVETLADRLGVAPPRLLVAPMPQPNALALGGARDGDVVLARSLFSLLTAAELEAIVAHELAHLKGRDSLVKTLGYSLVRTVTGVVWLLVLPLALLVGGVARALALLRGDDPVQFRRTVRVADAAMTSLVAVCLFALTAVVQAYSRHREYAADDAAARLTGSLALASALEKIDRAATPDGVLSPLLVHGDEEGPVTDLLASHPPMTERIERLRRRRD
- a CDS encoding GTPBP1 family GTP-binding protein, producing the protein MTADRALLDRALERGEEEGGPIEFKERLSRDVHLVDGRMESLAAQLRHRVLSGDGEATYVVGVTDDGHVAGIEPASFSESMDVLSLLAEEAGAHIEDVETWGVGREDENGLVGVATIREGAILDTDDTHIVVGTAGHVDHGKSTLVGTLVTGQADDGEGGTRSYLDVQPHEVERGLSADLSYAVYGFDGDGPVRMDNPHRKSDRARVVEESDRLVSFVDTVGHEPWLRTTIRGLVGQKLDYGLLTVAADDGPTKTTREHLGILLATELPTMVAITKTDLVGEERVQEVERAVERLLRDVEETPLRIERHGVSAAAEEIGDVVPVLRTSAVAGTGLDALDDLFERLPKTTGGGGDFRMYIDRTYSVTGVGAVASGTVNSGTVEAGDDLLLGPMTDGSFREVEVRSIEMHYHRVDRAEAGRIVGIALKGVAEAEIERGMVLLPADADPTPVREFEAEVVVLNHPTRIGTGYEPVVHLETISEAAVFRPEGGHLLPGDRGTTAIEFKFRPYLIEEGQRFVFREGRSKGVGTVTAVSE
- the csg gene encoding HVO_2072 family ArtA-dependent S-layer glycoprotein — translated: MTDYNQKVRAVVLAALMVFSVFAGTVAFSGTAAAEAANLQNASATDITTSVASTTHTVQVDFELNNSTSDTLEFDYSGVSNVDPQSVSNESLVGASGGASVSSGTVSGSTVSVPIDDTNTDNTNATATLFIDVTVDSQGASSGSGTINIDAANNASASTSTSVALVSPNPGADSRALNADGTGDFNTEDGEGYIFDGATVFQGESDLQLGGALANNELLKTAGDAEGVPLELPDVPQTQETGRYTTTGATGAPGVTVTTPRVTTLEIVNTNGEDIAGGSVGEGDADSGAGELAVVAAWNYEEAEDLEVTVEDDTGLDVTGDVILGGAVADFDVEGGVDVRDGEPTEIQVSSNEVGWDLDLSDQGTGTYTISVAGSDDLGFGEATQSTTITVTGDDDANLEIDEDDVVRGEDVRFEIQGSDAGDRHTVLIESDDFRDGVTGENAQRIFRQVGDTDSVGVVTDNGNTAVPRGTTPSGTIEYAYANVTIDDDTGVGVGQIETQYLDDSDVDVFLYEQGFLVPFDQNGQAAEDNETDDQTLTIEQGDLSIESPGSTYVVGSEVDVNGTASEGIDDVAFFVRRQNDYQLLQIDGQDTITVDADGTFEEEDVILSEGNGPGNNELSQPGTYRLGVIDAGGVGGTIGLGSGEISRLTTSEFNTNTSSQKSLRVLDTELQASFKTVGGQVAVEDNEVNVSGTAFGSQQATVLFVGERGNVALHSVSVDDDNTFDDDDLTVSESIGGSGLAEGEVSGHVLIPGRDDQFGDGSFDAPNVGSTTSFDTFVTELDNDNSGLTGQQVRSRILDATTEEVASDDRMVTTRFRYADAQTTVDTVYPEGMEASGVNPVGVDDTLVAEGGTNLRPDDNSITVELLTQDGDSVALTTTEEWSFDGTWMVSLELEDVQTGSYILEADDSYNTDVVEVEIVQQVQTATPEPTDTPAPTPTDTPAPTPTATPEPTPEPTPEPTPTDTPTPTEGGGPGFGAIVAVIALLAAALLATRRDD
- a CDS encoding J domain-containing protein, with the protein product MDRDRLVLGLAAVFAGVTVVLVVLAFVRQLFLLFLALPFAATTYIMWTHATGRLAERTRRRARRTPPGGFGATAGGASGPFEGSGGRRTAGTASDAGQSRREAYETLGLDPGASDDAVRRAYRTKVKEVHPDTEGGDEEAFKRVNRAYETLTD